Proteins from one Triticum aestivum cultivar Chinese Spring chromosome 7A, IWGSC CS RefSeq v2.1, whole genome shotgun sequence genomic window:
- the LOC123154049 gene encoding putative F-box protein At3g17480 yields the protein MEEKEGTFERNTKPRLDDHPGAMSASLLTDDLILEILSRLPARSLNQFKCVSVPWRDLITDPTNRRKLPQALAGFLYMAVSNNRRIHHHFASVYGAVAPFDPALHYLRPNKDEGITQVDACNGLLLYRRYKKNKATPWIEDACHFVVCNPATGRWVELPHPPQPQEPANSRNHTTGLAFDPVVSSHFHVLCFEYNFPGAYIKGVNIYSSRAGAWSRRDSGMVEKVILCSKCVYVGGMPYVIGNLKHINGEYVLVGVDMEGKVWKTIRVPYGRSFGTIGVSQGCLHYAIASVDDNNKILVSEIALWCLKDHDSKELVLKHTASLDKLMSMTGLVYQVAEIHPDCDTIFLVQLGGDTLVSYDMRHQKVGCILNLKKHSIHKFLPYVPLFSESLAGADGH from the coding sequence ATGGAGGAGAAGGAGGGGACCTTCGAGAGGAACACCAAGCCGAGGCTAGACGACCATCCCGGGGCGATGTCGGCCAGCCTGCTCACCGACGACCTCATCCTGGAGATCCTCTCCCGCCTCCCCGCCAGATCCCTCAACCAATTCAAGTGCGTCTCCGTGCCCTGGCGCGACCTCATCACCGACCCCACCAACCGCAGGAAGCTGCCCCAGGCCCTCGCCGGCTTCCTCTACATGGCCGTCAGCAACAATCGTCGGATCCACCACCACTTCGCCAGCGTCTACGGTGCCGTGGCCCCGTTCGACCCTGCACTCCATTACCTGCGCCCTAACAAGGACGAGGGCATAACCCAGGTGGACGCCTGCAATGGCCTCCTTCTCTACCGCCGCTACAAGAAGAACAAGGCGACCCCTTGGATAGAGGACGCTTGCCATTTTGTGGTGTGCAATCCCGCCACCGGGAGGTGGGTGGAGCTGCCCCATCCACCTCAACCACAGGAGCCAGCCAACAGCCGTAACCATACCACAGGCCTGGCTTTCGATCCAGTGGTCTCGTCTCATTTCCACGTTCTTTGTTTCGAGTACAACTTTCCAGGAGCTTACATCAAGGGAGTGAACATCTACTCGTCGAGGGCAGGAGCTTGGAGTCGCAGGGATAGTGGGATGGTCGAAAAAGTTATCCTGTGTAGTAAATGTGTCTATGTCGGTGGTATGCCATACGTTATAGGCAACCTGAAGCACATCAACGGCGAGTATGTGCTGGTCGGTGTGGACATGGAGGGGAAAGTGTGGAAAACTATCCGCGTGCCGTATGGTCGAAGCTTTGGTACGATTGGGGTGTCGCAGGGGTGCCTACACTATGCTATAGCTTCTGTCGATGATAACAATAAAATCCTGGTTTCTGAGATAGCGCTCTGGTGCCTCAAAGATCATGACAGTAAAGAATTGGTCCTGAAGCACACTGCCAGCCTCGATAAGCTTATGAGCATGACGGGGCTGGTGTACCAGGTGGCTGAGATTCATCCAGATTGCGACACCATTTTCCTGGTTCAGCTTGGAGGTGATACCTTGGTATCATATGATATGCGGCATCAGAAAGTTGGTTGTATCCTTAATCTTAAGAAACACAGTATACACAAATTTCTACCTTATGTTCCTCTGTTCTCAGAGTCATTAGCAGGTGCTGATGGGCACTAA